A stretch of Syntrophorhabdaceae bacterium DNA encodes these proteins:
- a CDS encoding CoA pyrophosphatase, with protein MLSRIKERIGAHSARKVECAETIMAGVVIPLFEKDGDVFFVLTKRTDTVKIHKGEVSFPGGMYEPGDGNTKRTAMRECCEEIGVKNTDLEIIGQMDDVYTMTGFVITPYVGIIPYPYTFKTNPGEVAYLIYLPYGFLKKTDPAIEMAEHEGITQPVSSFHYNGDRIWGATCRMLVKFRDIVEHE; from the coding sequence ATGCTTTCCCGTATAAAGGAACGGATTGGGGCACACAGCGCCCGTAAGGTAGAATGTGCGGAGACGATCATGGCAGGGGTTGTGATCCCGCTGTTTGAAAAAGACGGCGACGTCTTTTTCGTCCTCACGAAGAGGACCGATACGGTGAAGATCCACAAGGGCGAAGTCTCCTTCCCGGGAGGTATGTACGAACCCGGGGACGGCAACACAAAAAGAACGGCAATGAGGGAATGCTGCGAAGAGATAGGGGTTAAAAATACTGACCTGGAGATCATCGGACAGATGGACGATGTCTATACAATGACAGGTTTTGTTATAACGCCCTACGTGGGGATCATCCCCTATCCATACACGTTTAAAACAAACCCGGGAGAAGTGGCATACCTCATATACCTGCCGTACGGGTTTTTAAAAAAGACTGATCCGGCTATAGAGATGGCCGAACACGAAGGGATAACACAACCGGTTTCTTCCTTCCATTACAACGGGGACAGGATATGGGGCGCCACGTGCAGGATGCTCGTGAAATTCAGAGATATCGTGGAACATGAATAA